Proteins encoded together in one Balneola sp. window:
- a CDS encoding type II toxin-antitoxin system prevent-host-death family antitoxin gives MKTLTATQARKDIYRLLDEASDTHKPIQITGKRSNAVLISEDDWRSIQETLYLTSIPGMQESIVEGMNTPLEETDEELDW, from the coding sequence ATGAAAACATTAACAGCTACTCAAGCTCGCAAAGATATATATCGATTATTGGACGAAGCGTCTGATACGCACAAGCCGATTCAAATTACCGGAAAACGATCGAATGCCGTACTAATCAGTGAAGATGATTGGCGGTCTATTCAAGAAACTCTTTATCTGACCTCAATTCCCGGCATGCAAGAGTCTATTGTTGAAGGAATGAATACACCTCTTGAGGAAACCGATGAAGAACTTGACTGGTGA